The following is a genomic window from Caldicellulosiruptor danielii.
CAATTCTCAATAATACCTTCCATATCTATTTGATTACCATTACAGATATTTTTACTAACTTTATCGTACTCCTCTATTAACTTTTTGAATTTTTCAATGTATTTTCCTAATGTTTCAATATTAGTTATTACAAATCCTAATGGATTGTTAATTTCATGAGCGATACCTGCGGCTAATTGACCAATTGCAGACATTTTTTCGTTTTGGATTAAAACATCTTGAGTTTCTTTTAGCTTTTTTGTCAGTTCTATTAATTCCTTATTTTTCTCTTGTAAATCGTTTAAAGCAGATTTGTAGAGATACTGATAGTTTCTGAGTCTGACAGCAGCTCTTAGTCGATAGGTTAGCTCTACCTGATTAATTGGCTTTCTTATAAAATCATTTGCACCCAAGGAAAAGCTTTCTTTTATAACTTCATCATCGTCAAGCGATGTCATAACAATCACATAAATATCTCCATACTCTTTTGTCCTTCTTACAAATTTTAAAACATCAAATCCACTTATACCTGGAAGAACAATATCTAAAAATACTATATCAATATCATTTTTATCAATTAATTCAATTGCCTTCTCACCGGTATCAACTGTCCAAATTTCCCAGTTCATTTCCATTGAATTTATGATCTCGTTAATTTGTCTGCAAATAAGTGGGGAATCATCAACAATCAATATTCTCATGATATAAAATTCACCACCTATCAATCTATAAAAAAATTAGAGTAAGGATATTATTCCTTACTCTATATATACCCAATTTAATCATCGATTTAATTGTTAATATATTTTCCAATCTCTTCTTCCTCATCCATTGTAAGTACATTTTTCAGGTCAAGTATGATAATCATGTCATCGCCAACTCTCGCAATTGAGTCAATAAACTTGCGTTTGATACCTTTTATGCTCTCGTTTGCTTTCTCAATCTTGTCATCTTCAATTTTGAGTATCTCAGAAACATCGTCCACCAAAAACCCGAGCTGGAATTTAGAAAGCTCAACAATAATAATCTTCTGCATCTCTGCTTTTGAGTCAATCTCAAGCCGCTTTGCAAGGTTGTAAACAGGAACAGATGTGCCTCTTACATCAATGATGCCTTCTACATATTGTGGTGCACTTGGAAGTTTTACAATCTTTGTAGGCTTTATAATCTCAACAATCTCAAGTATGTCAACCCCAAAGCTGTAGCTACCTACATTGAAAATAACATATTGCTTCATGCCACTTCCTCCTCATTTCTAAACTTCTTCAAGTACGCATTGATAAAGACATCTATCTCACCGTCCATTACTGCCTCAACATTGCCAACCTCTGCATCTGTCCTGTGGTCCTTGACCAGGGTGTAGGGACAAAATACATACGACCTGATCTGGTTACCCCAGCCAATCTCTGTTTGTTCGCCCTTGAGCTTTTGAAGCTTCTCCCTTCGCTCTTTCTCTTTGAGCTCCAAAAGTTTTGCTTTTAAAATCCTGAGAGCAATCTCCCTGTTTTTGTGCTGTGAGCGCTCATTCTGGCAAGTGACCACAATCCCCGTTGGAATGTGTTTTATTCTCACAGCCGACTCTGTTTTATTTACATGCTGGCCACCTGCACCCGAGGCTCTGAATGTGTCAATCTCCAAATCCTCTTCTTTTATCTCAATGTCTGCATCGTCTTCTACCTCAGGCAGAACCTCAACCGCTGCAAAGGATGTATGACGCCTGCCTGCTGCATCAAAAGGCGAAATCCTCACAAGTCTGTGAACTCCTTTTTCAGCTTTCAAATAACCATAGGCATTCTCACCAACTATGCGAATGGTGACATTTTTTATACCTGCTTCTTCACCAGGTAGAATGTCCAAAGTTTCAACTTTGTAACCTTTTTTTGCTGCCCAGCGTGTGTACATTCTAAGTAGCATCTCTGCCCAGTCCTGAGCTTCTGTGCCACCTGCACCTGCATGAATTGAGAGTATTGCATTATTTTTGTCATATGGACCATTTAAAAGGACCTCTATCTTGAAATCCTCTATTTTCCTCTCAAGATCCA
Proteins encoded in this region:
- a CDS encoding chemotaxis protein CheW produces the protein MKQYVIFNVGSYSFGVDILEIVEIIKPTKIVKLPSAPQYVEGIIDVRGTSVPVYNLAKRLEIDSKAEMQKIIIVELSKFQLGFLVDDVSEILKIEDDKIEKANESIKGIKRKFIDSIARVGDDMIIILDLKNVLTMDEEEEIGKYINN
- the prfB gene encoding peptide chain release factor 2 (programmed frameshift); translated protein: MLMLEEILQRLEKAEEDLKEMRVSLDIDRLESELKSLENETSSPDFWQDLENSQKVLQKIKRLKDKIERFQKLYSQWEDLKVLTELSLDEGNHEMTEELEKELLDLERKIEDFKIEVLLNGPYDKNNAILSIHAGAGGTEAQDWAEMLLRMYTRWAAKKGYKVETLDILPGEEAGIKNVTIRIVGENAYGYLKAEKGVHRLVRISPFDAAGRRHTSFAAVEVLPEVEDDADIEIKEEDLEIDTFRASGAGGQHVNKTESAVRIKHIPTGIVVTCQNERSQHKNREIALRILKAKLLELKEKERREKLQKLKGEQTEIGWGNQIRSYVFCPYTLVKDHRTDAEVGNVEAVMDGEIDVFINAYLKKFRNEEEVA